In a single window of the Antedon mediterranea chromosome 1, ecAntMedi1.1, whole genome shotgun sequence genome:
- the LOC140063828 gene encoding proton-coupled zinc antiporter SLC30A2-like, with protein sequence MSTKKDGYIELEEVNGVVNHTKYGSNSPPGSVIENGSETAKVHSDGLEDHCHSSIALELDSISRKTARKKLIYASIVCILFIAIEVTGGILAGSLAILTDAAHLLSDFSSFLISYFALILADKRPSKRLTWGWHRAEILGALLSVMMIWAITAVLVVLAIFKIVKNTYSINAKIMMITAGFAIFANVVMLLVLHNPCSGHGHSHGGHGHSHGRHDTGDKHNLIDQEEGNGKKGHTVSNNVNVRAAILHVIGDFFQSLAVFIAAVIIYVKPEYKLADPICTFVFSILVLGTTITISKDIVNVLMEAKPEGIDFPEVSSSIRKMRGVRSLHDLRIWMITTEVVACSVHVTIDDANVNQQTLLNDVRGLMRHKYGISDCTVQIEEHKNSMDSCDQCVLPGEKK encoded by the exons ATGTCAACAAAGAAAGATGGTTATATAGAGTTGGAAGAAGTAAATGGCGTGGTAAATCATACCAAATATGGGTCGAATAGTCCACCAGGCTCAGTTATTGAAAATGGCTCGGAAACCGCCAAAGTCCATTCTGATGGATTAGAAGACCATTGCCATAGTAGCATAGCATTGGAATTGGATTCAATTAGTAGAAAAACAGCTAGAAAAAAGCTCATATATGCTTCAATTGTATgcatattatttattgccaTAGAAGTAACAG GTGGAATATTAGCTGGAAGTCTAGCTATATTAACAGATGCTGCACATTTACTGTCAGACTTCTCAAGTTTTCTTATCAGCTATTTCGCATTAATTCTTGCTGACAAACGCCCCAGTAAACGTTTGACATGGGGTTGGCATCGAGCAG AGATTCTCGGGGCCCTGCTTTCTGTAATGATGATTTGGGCAATCACCGCAGTATTAGTCGTATTGGCCATTTTCAAGATAGTTAAAAACACTTATTCCATAAATGCtaagataatgatgataacaGCAGGCTTTGCTATCTTTGCCAATGTTGT TATGCTTTTAGTTTTACACAATCCTTGCAGTGGTCACGGGCACTCGCATGGGGGTCACGGGCATTCACATGGAAGACACGACACGGGGGACAAACACAATCTTATAGATCAAGAGGAAGGGAATGGAAAAAAAGGACACACTGTATCAAATAACGTGAATGTCCGAGCTGCAATATTACACGTCATTGGTGACTTCTTCCAAAGTTTAGCAGTTTTTATTGCTGCTGTTATTATATATGTCAAG CCTGAATACAAACTTGCAGATCCAATATGTACCTTTGTATTCTCGATACTTGTACTTGGAACGACAATAACTATCAGTAAAGATATAGTCAACGTTTTAATGGAAG cAAAACCAGAAGGAATAGATTTTCCAGAGGTGTCTAGTTCAATTAGAAAAATGAGGGGGGTAAGGTCACTCCATGACCTTAGAATATGGATGATCACGACTGAAGTAGTTGCTTGCTCCGTTCACGTTACAATTG atgATGCAAACGTAAATCAACAAACGCTACTTAACGATGTACGTGGTCTTATGCGACACAAGTACGGCATCAGCGACTGTACGGTGCAGATCGAAGAACATAAGAATAGTATGGATAGCTGCGACCAATGTGTACTGCCAGGGGAAAAGAAGTAG